TGGGCGGCTAGTACTTCTGCGGCTAACGTTTCAGCGGCAATACGTTCGGCATCGAGACGTTCTTGCTCAAGACGGTTCTGTTCAACACGCTCGGCCTCTATGTGCGCGGCTTGTGAACGTGCCGTTTCTTGTGCTTGTTGCTCAGCCGCTAATTTATCTGCCACCAGTGCTTCAGCAGCCAACGTTTTAGCAGCAAGATGCTCAGCATCTAAACGAGCTTGCTCCGCTCGTTCATTTTCAAGACGTTCCTGCTCAAAGCCCTCTTGTTCAACACGCTCAGCTTCTAGGCGCGCCGTATCATTAGTTTGCTTTTGCTGCTCAGCATGTAGGTCGTCAGCAACCTCAGTTGCAACTTTATGCTCTGCATCAACATTAACATTAACATCAAGTTGTTGCTGTTCTTCAGCTTCAGGAACGGGCTTATCTTTACGAAACCAGGAAAAAAAACCTTTCTTTGCCATGTTTGCTACCAGTATTTATATGCTTAAAAATTCAGTTGAAGCCGTTTGTTGCGTCTATCACCAGTAAAATGATGAATACTCACATTTAATCACAAGTTTGATATAAAATAACGGCGGTTCAGATTGTGGCATAGTCTACCACTTTCTTTTTTTCTTTGTTCAGGCAAAATCACGAGGGTGAGATGGCTAAAAAAAACACCAGCAGCGGTCAGGTGCGGATTATTTCAGGTCAATGGCGATCTCGTAAGCTACCAATCCATGATCTTGAAGGTTTACGCCCAACAACCGATCGCGTTCGCGAGACCTTATTTAATTGGCTTGCCAACAATATTCGCGGCGCCAGAGTACTCGATTGCTTTGCCGGCAGTGGTGCATTAGGCCTTGAAGCATTATCTCGTTATGCCGGCTTTGCCACCATGATCGAACTGCAAAAAAATGCTGCTAATCAGTTAAAGCTAAACCTTGCCACTCTGCAATGCCCAAATGCCCAAGTAATTAATGCTGATAGCTTACAAATACTTGCTAAAGGCACGACTACAGGATTTGATATTGTATTTATTGATCCT
This region of Shewanella livingstonensis genomic DNA includes:
- the rsmD gene encoding 16S rRNA (guanine(966)-N(2))-methyltransferase RsmD translates to MAKKNTSSGQVRIISGQWRSRKLPIHDLEGLRPTTDRVRETLFNWLANNIRGARVLDCFAGSGALGLEALSRYAGFATMIELQKNAANQLKLNLATLQCPNAQVINADSLQILAKGTTTGFDIVFIDPPFRKDLASKTIELLTAHQWLNSDALIYVETESDISSFQVPASWVALKEKQAGQVCYRLYQYQPNDTTLSGD